One window of the Crassaminicella thermophila genome contains the following:
- a CDS encoding sensor histidine kinase, giving the protein MYKPALSVKKMNEIIKKTIDAIEKGKNEIFEIAERARNECKSLEQELEIIKKKAIQIIDEVDKLEILEKKSRQRLAIVSKNFKKFEEGDIKAAYEEANALQVKILLKRKEEKDLINQRTDLEKRLRAAYAVVKNAERLVSQVGVAMGYLSGNLKDVFEQLEDIHQREIVGIKIIKAQEEERQRIAREIHDGPAQSMANVVIKAEICEKLIDRDMEKAKYELAQLKNIVRRCLKDVRKIIYDLRPMSLDDLGLVPTLQRFITDFEEETKINVKFLVNVKYGLSDSIVQLSVFRIIQETLNNIRKYAKASGVVIKLEIIRQRINLLIADDGIGFDVQSKLSTDKKESGFGLLIMKERVELLKGNIDIQSNIGKGTRIKVTIPLKNEEEPYNGI; this is encoded by the coding sequence TTAAGTGTAAAAAAAATGAATGAAATTATAAAAAAGACAATCGATGCAATTGAAAAGGGGAAAAATGAGATTTTTGAAATAGCAGAAAGAGCAAGAAATGAGTGTAAAAGTCTCGAACAGGAGTTGGAAATAATAAAAAAGAAAGCAATTCAGATTATTGATGAAGTTGATAAACTTGAAATTCTTGAAAAGAAAAGTAGGCAAAGACTTGCAATTGTAAGTAAAAATTTTAAAAAGTTTGAAGAAGGAGATATAAAGGCAGCTTATGAGGAAGCAAATGCTTTGCAGGTTAAAATATTGCTTAAAAGAAAAGAAGAAAAGGATTTAATAAATCAAAGGACAGATTTAGAAAAAAGGCTAAGAGCAGCTTATGCTGTTGTGAAAAATGCTGAAAGATTAGTTTCTCAAGTTGGCGTTGCCATGGGATACCTTAGTGGAAATTTAAAGGATGTTTTTGAACAGTTAGAAGATATACATCAAAGAGAAATTGTAGGGATTAAAATAATTAAAGCTCAAGAAGAAGAAAGACAAAGAATTGCAAGAGAGATTCATGATGGGCCGGCCCAATCAATGGCAAATGTAGTAATTAAAGCTGAAATTTGCGAAAAATTAATTGATAGAGATATGGAAAAAGCAAAATATGAATTAGCCCAGTTAAAAAATATTGTGCGAAGATGTTTAAAAGATGTAAGAAAGATTATATATGATTTAAGACCTATGTCTTTGGATGATTTAGGTTTAGTGCCAACTTTGCAAAGATTTATTACTGATTTTGAAGAGGAAACAAAAATAAATGTAAAATTTTTAGTGAACGTAAAATATGGGTTGTCTGATTCTATTGTTCAATTGTCTGTGTTTAGGATTATTCAAGAAACATTAAATAATATTAGAAAGTATGCAAAAGCTTCAGGAGTAGTTATTAAATTAGAAATTATTCGGCAACGTATAAATCTGTTAATTGCCGACGATGGAATTGGGTTTGATGTTCAAAGCAAACTAAGTACAGATAAGAAAGAAAGTGGTTTTGGGTTGCTTATTATGAAGGAAAGGGTAGAATTGTTGAAAGGAAATATTG